From a region of the Bradyrhizobium sp. KBS0727 genome:
- the copD gene encoding copper homeostasis membrane protein CopD, translated as MDGLGAEIDDPLVVIRALHFAVTAMTTGILVFRAMAVDTAFCLQTPSGPRVRVQLLRLARIGLALSVASGLIWLPLVAASMSGLSLEDAATSEVMLAVLNQTQFGQVAEIRFALAIILAGCLRYDRVPSARWLGLAMSLCLTAAIAWTGHAGSTAGSMGIVHLAADTLHLGAAAIWIGGLVSLVVLLSASTQDRTVASASFASEATRRFSTLGVAAVLAIFVTGFVDSWILVGSLHALTATGYGKLLLLKIALFVAMLSVAAVNRFWWTPRLALPLSPATEGDARRKLARNSVIEIALALMIFTIVGVLGTLHPAIHSS; from the coding sequence ATGGATGGGCTGGGCGCGGAGATCGACGATCCCCTGGTTGTGATTCGTGCGCTGCACTTCGCGGTGACCGCGATGACAACGGGGATTTTGGTTTTCCGCGCGATGGCAGTCGACACGGCCTTTTGCCTGCAGACGCCGTCCGGGCCGAGGGTCAGGGTGCAACTCCTGCGCCTGGCCCGGATCGGTCTTGCGCTATCGGTGGCCTCGGGCCTGATTTGGCTGCCGCTGGTGGCGGCCAGCATGAGCGGTCTTTCGCTTGAGGACGCCGCGACCTCCGAGGTTATGCTGGCCGTGTTGAACCAGACGCAATTCGGGCAGGTCGCGGAAATCCGCTTTGCACTGGCGATCATTCTGGCCGGCTGTCTGAGGTATGACCGGGTTCCGTCGGCGCGCTGGCTTGGGTTGGCGATGTCCCTATGCCTGACTGCGGCCATCGCGTGGACCGGACATGCGGGATCGACCGCCGGCTCCATGGGGATTGTGCATTTGGCAGCCGATACCCTCCATCTGGGCGCCGCAGCCATCTGGATCGGGGGCCTTGTTTCGCTGGTGGTGCTGTTATCGGCGAGCACGCAGGACCGCACGGTCGCAAGCGCTTCGTTTGCGTCTGAGGCCACCCGGCGTTTTTCAACCCTCGGCGTCGCGGCTGTCCTGGCGATATTCGTGACGGGTTTCGTCGACTCGTGGATTTTGGTCGGCTCTCTTCACGCCTTGACCGCTACCGGCTACGGGAAGCTGCTGTTGCTGAAGATCGCGCTGTTTGTTGCCATGCTTTCGGTTGCGGCGGTAAATCGGTTTTGGTGGACGCCCCGGCTCGCCTTGCCGCTATCGCCTGCGACCGAGGGCGATGCGCGTCGCAAACTTGCACGCAACAGCGTGATCGAGATCGCTCTGGCGTTGATGATTTTTACGATTGTCGGGGTACTGGGTACGCTGCATCCCGCAATCCATTCTTCGTAG
- a CDS encoding DUF2946 family protein, with protein sequence MRKRLKNFLPIALLALVVQIFAPIGACWAASIAASDPLAAAVICHGNGAAPNGQSDQTGHRAHDGCCSVCSVLQTGAPVDVPQIAAAITFAPPAAHVVWTEFTPTRFASRAGSHAQARAPPIVS encoded by the coding sequence ATGCGCAAGCGGCTGAAGAATTTTCTGCCAATCGCTCTATTGGCGCTGGTGGTGCAGATTTTCGCACCGATCGGCGCTTGCTGGGCTGCCAGCATCGCCGCGTCCGATCCGCTTGCCGCCGCCGTGATCTGCCACGGCAATGGCGCTGCCCCGAACGGGCAGTCCGACCAGACCGGCCATCGCGCCCACGACGGGTGCTGTTCAGTTTGCAGCGTGCTGCAGACCGGCGCGCCGGTCGATGTGCCGCAAATCGCGGCAGCGATCACTTTTGCCCCCCCGGCCGCGCATGTGGTCTGGACCGAGTTCACGCCCACGCGGTTTGCTTCCCGCGCCGGCTCGCATGCGCAGGCGCGCGCCCCCCCGATCGTTTCCTGA
- a CDS encoding TonB-dependent receptor: MFRYHALAGVSAIAIQAALLASAGVARAQSGDAKVLPPVTVDAPRTQARRAVVNPATRAATRRPSQAVAAPERQRPVVVVDTTGAGANASLGPPAAVARFQLPQQSYSVTAKQIDETINLKDPEDAVKYMPSLFVRKRNDGDNQAVLATRSWGLNSSARTLIYYDDLLISALIGNNNSGASPKWNLISPEAIGRVDFLNGPFAAAYPGNSIGGVLLITSKMPDKPLAVAKETVSVMPWNQYGTKDTYVTSQTSAAAGDRKGPLSWLVSANYLDSYQQPLTYTTNGTIPAGTSGTFPALNKQGIPANVVGTGTLAHSQQTSANLRLAYDVSPLVQATYSLGVWNNHQTSDPQTYLRSTATGAPTFAGIVGFAGSKYTWDQTHLSNAVSLKSDTKGVFDFDLSASTYNYLQDIMLNPFTVAPAGVGYSLNGKITRNDGTNWQNADAKGIWRPFGVDGPHQVSFGVHGDRYRFENPVYLSSVWYATSSTGTGQIFSTGVGETRTGALWVQDAWKIAPNLKLTLGGRLEDWRALDGFNINPNTAAGTGTPAVPIPQLTLVPKNQPELSSTNFSPKASLSFDPNKDWNVTASFGEAYRYPTVTELYQNVTVGGVATFANPFLAPEHDFTGELNVERKWSDGRVRLTLFKEKTYDAIISQTNLVTNPMTQAQTPTTTISNVDAIRMQGVELSAEKDNVGIKGLQLFGSVTYVDSRILSDPSWAGLDPLTNKPTTVVGKRVPFVPDWRSKFGVTYRPNESWAYTVAARYSGKQYSTLDNTDRIPHVYGAFDNFFVVDMKVHYNATKNFAFDFGIDNLFNQQYFLFHPFPGRTFVLAGKYTF, translated from the coding sequence ATGTTTCGTTATCATGCCCTCGCCGGTGTGAGCGCGATTGCAATTCAGGCGGCGCTGCTGGCGTCCGCCGGCGTTGCACGTGCGCAAAGCGGTGACGCCAAAGTGTTGCCGCCCGTCACGGTCGACGCGCCGCGGACGCAGGCCCGGCGCGCCGTCGTTAATCCCGCCACGCGCGCTGCGACCCGACGGCCGTCGCAGGCAGTTGCGGCACCGGAGCGGCAGCGGCCGGTGGTCGTCGTCGATACCACGGGCGCCGGCGCCAATGCGTCGCTGGGGCCGCCGGCCGCGGTCGCGCGGTTTCAGCTTCCGCAACAGTCCTACAGCGTCACCGCCAAGCAGATCGATGAAACCATCAATCTCAAGGACCCTGAGGATGCCGTCAAATACATGCCGAGCCTGTTCGTGCGGAAACGCAACGACGGCGACAACCAGGCGGTGCTGGCAACCCGGAGCTGGGGCCTCAATTCGAGTGCGCGCACGCTGATCTACTACGATGATCTCCTGATTTCCGCGCTGATCGGCAACAACAATTCCGGCGCCTCGCCGAAGTGGAACCTGATCTCGCCGGAAGCGATCGGCCGCGTCGATTTCCTCAACGGGCCGTTCGCGGCTGCCTATCCCGGCAATTCGATCGGTGGGGTGCTGCTGATCACCTCGAAGATGCCGGACAAGCCGTTAGCGGTCGCCAAGGAGACGGTGTCGGTCATGCCGTGGAACCAATACGGCACCAAGGACACCTATGTGACCAGCCAGACCAGCGCGGCGGCGGGCGACCGCAAGGGGCCGCTATCGTGGCTCGTCAGCGCCAACTATCTCGATTCCTATCAGCAACCGTTGACCTACACGACCAACGGTACGATTCCGGCAGGGACCAGCGGAACGTTTCCGGCGCTGAACAAACAGGGGATCCCTGCAAACGTGGTCGGCACCGGCACGCTCGCCCATTCCCAGCAGACCTCAGCCAATCTGCGGCTGGCCTACGATGTCTCGCCGCTGGTGCAGGCGACGTATTCGCTGGGGGTCTGGAATAACCACCAGACGTCGGACCCGCAGACCTATCTGCGATCGACGGCGACGGGTGCGCCGACCTTTGCCGGCATCGTGGGCTTTGCCGGCAGCAAATACACTTGGGACCAGACCCATCTCAGCAACGCCGTTTCGCTCAAGAGCGACACCAAGGGTGTGTTCGATTTCGACCTGTCGGCGTCGACCTACAATTATTTGCAAGACATCATGCTCAACCCGTTCACGGTCGCCCCAGCGGGCGTTGGCTATTCGCTGAACGGCAAGATCACGCGCAACGACGGCACCAACTGGCAGAACGCCGACGCCAAGGGCATCTGGCGGCCGTTCGGCGTCGATGGTCCGCACCAGGTCAGCTTCGGCGTCCATGGTGACCGCTATCGTTTCGAAAATCCGGTCTACCTGTCGTCGGTCTGGTACGCGACATCCTCGACCGGCACCGGCCAAATATTCTCCACCGGGGTCGGCGAAACTCGCACCGGCGCACTGTGGGTGCAGGACGCCTGGAAAATCGCTCCCAATTTGAAACTGACATTGGGCGGGCGGCTGGAGGACTGGCGGGCGCTCGATGGTTTCAACATCAACCCCAACACCGCGGCGGGCACCGGGACGCCGGCTGTGCCGATTCCCCAGTTGACGCTGGTACCCAAAAATCAACCGGAACTGAGTTCGACGAACTTCTCGCCAAAGGCATCGCTCTCGTTCGATCCGAACAAGGATTGGAATGTCACCGCGAGCTTCGGCGAGGCCTATCGCTATCCGACCGTCACCGAACTCTATCAGAACGTCACGGTTGGCGGCGTCGCGACCTTCGCCAATCCGTTTCTGGCACCAGAGCACGATTTCACAGGCGAATTGAACGTCGAGCGCAAATGGAGTGACGGGCGGGTCCGGCTGACGTTGTTCAAGGAAAAAACCTACGACGCGATCATCTCGCAGACCAACCTCGTGACCAATCCGATGACGCAGGCGCAGACGCCAACCACCACAATCAGCAATGTCGATGCGATCCGGATGCAGGGCGTCGAACTGTCGGCCGAAAAGGACAATGTCGGGATCAAGGGACTGCAACTGTTCGGCAGCGTTACCTATGTCGATTCACGGATCCTGTCCGACCCGAGCTGGGCCGGCCTCGATCCCCTGACGAACAAGCCGACGACGGTGGTCGGCAAACGGGTTCCGTTCGTTCCGGACTGGCGGTCCAAGTTCGGGGTGACTTACCGGCCGAATGAAAGCTGGGCCTATACGGTCGCGGCGCGCTACAGCGGCAAGCAGTATTCGACGCTCGATAACACCGACAGGATTCCCCACGTCTACGGCGCCTTCGACAACTTCTTTGTGGTGGACATGAAGGTCCACTACAATGCGACGAAGAATTTCGCCTTCGATTTCGGGATCGATAATCTCTTCAATCAGCAGTACTTCCTGTTCCACCCGTTCCCGGGCAGGACGTTCGTTCTCGCCGGGAAATACACGTTCTAG
- a CDS encoding copper chaperone PCu(A)C, with product MNAFSRTFTFAALAVALLAVPARAEEVKAGDLVISQVWSRATPNGAKIAGGYLTIENKGAAPDRLIGGRGDIAGKVEVHEMTMNNGVMTMRPLDKGLVIEPGKTVKLAPGGYHLMMFDLKGPLKQGEKVPVTLEFEKAGNVNLTLDVQGVGAQGPGGMDHSGGHMEMKK from the coding sequence ATGAACGCATTCTCACGCACCTTCACTTTCGCGGCACTCGCGGTGGCGCTGCTTGCCGTTCCCGCCCGTGCCGAAGAGGTCAAGGCCGGTGACCTCGTGATCTCGCAGGTCTGGAGCCGCGCTACGCCGAACGGCGCCAAGATCGCCGGCGGTTATCTCACCATCGAGAACAAGGGCGCCGCGCCGGACCGGCTGATCGGGGGCAGAGGCGACATCGCCGGCAAGGTCGAAGTCCACGAGATGACGATGAACAACGGTGTCATGACCATGCGTCCGCTCGACAAGGGGCTGGTGATTGAGCCGGGCAAGACCGTGAAGCTGGCGCCGGGCGGCTATCATCTGATGATGTTCGACCTGAAGGGCCCGCTCAAGCAGGGCGAGAAGGTGCCGGTGACGCTCGAGTTCGAAAAGGCCGGCAACGTGAATTTGACGCTGGACGTGCAGGGCGTCGGCGCCCAGGGACCCGGCGGCATGGATCATTCCGGCGGTCACATGGAGATGAAAAAGTGA
- a CDS encoding YcnI family protein: MRTGRAVLGIVAALVVSPAGAHVSLEGKQATIGSSYKAVFAVPHGCAGSATTKIRVQIPEGVIAAKPMPKAGWNVEAINGKYAAEYDFHGSKLSEGVKEVVWSGGKLPDHQYDEFVVSTFLTDGLKPNTTLYFPVVQECEQGVSRWIDIPKEGEAHGHGSKSPAPGVKLMPKP, encoded by the coding sequence GTGAGGACGGGAAGGGCCGTTTTAGGCATTGTCGCAGCGCTGGTCGTGTCGCCGGCCGGTGCACATGTTTCGCTCGAAGGCAAACAGGCGACGATCGGATCGTCCTACAAGGCGGTGTTCGCGGTGCCGCATGGCTGCGCGGGATCGGCGACGACAAAGATCCGCGTGCAGATTCCGGAAGGGGTGATTGCTGCGAAGCCGATGCCGAAAGCCGGCTGGAACGTCGAGGCGATCAACGGCAAGTATGCCGCCGAATACGACTTTCACGGCAGCAAACTGTCCGAGGGCGTCAAGGAAGTGGTGTGGAGCGGCGGCAAACTGCCGGATCACCAATACGATGAGTTCGTGGTCTCGACGTTTCTCACCGATGGCCTGAAGCCGAACACCACACTGTATTTTCCGGTGGTGCAGGAATGCGAGCAGGGGGTGAGCCGCTGGATCGACATTCCCAAGGAAGGCGAGGCTCACGGTCACGGCAGCAAGTCGCCGGCGCCCGGCGTCAAGCTGATGCCAAAACCGTAG
- a CDS encoding copper resistance CopC/CopD family protein, with product MTRFIAGLAALLVALCLATGASAHASLISAEPADGSVLAEAPKAMQLRFNESVVPAVASLIDADGKAHDVTMRAVDQAVEIVLPEKLPRGTQVLSYRVVSQDGHPVAGAVVFSIGAATGNAASANAGSISVTTASLIWLARIGVYLGLFVGVGGVFFAAWIGFGPYGAKTILGSLAIGLACAVASLGLQGLDLLNLPLLALVTLAPWKGALGTSLGPSMLIAIAAMAVARLAWQSPTMTMAWMLTSLAMIGVGFSLATSGHAATAPPEWLTPTLVFVHGIAVAYWVGALAPLVVMARRRHNDLPRVLRQFSTVAVPLVGLLVLTGLVLAIIQLESFRALIDTWYGIILLVKLVLVVLLLALAALNRFFLTPAVVLDGKNTRTFGGSVFLEFLLVVGILIAVAGWRFTTPPRALADSADAPLAVHIHTETAMFQVLISPGKVGADDFVLQLMTGDGSQLAAKEATLTLSLPERGIEPIERNAVRGPDGYWHVRGVPLPQPGRWHMQIDALVSDFEKVTLEDDFEVR from the coding sequence ATGACGCGCTTTATCGCCGGCCTTGCGGCGCTGCTGGTGGCGCTCTGTCTTGCGACCGGAGCGTCGGCGCACGCGTCGTTGATCTCCGCGGAGCCGGCCGATGGCAGCGTGCTGGCTGAGGCGCCGAAGGCCATGCAGCTGCGCTTCAATGAGAGCGTGGTGCCGGCGGTAGCGAGCCTGATCGATGCTGACGGCAAGGCGCACGACGTCACCATGCGTGCCGTCGACCAGGCGGTCGAGATCGTCTTGCCCGAGAAGTTGCCGCGCGGCACGCAAGTCCTGAGCTATCGCGTGGTGTCGCAGGATGGGCATCCGGTGGCGGGGGCGGTGGTGTTTTCGATCGGCGCGGCGACCGGCAATGCGGCTTCGGCCAACGCCGGTTCGATCTCTGTCACCACAGCAAGCCTGATCTGGCTGGCGCGGATCGGCGTCTATCTCGGATTGTTTGTTGGTGTCGGCGGCGTGTTCTTCGCCGCCTGGATCGGGTTTGGGCCGTACGGCGCGAAGACCATCCTTGGTTCGCTCGCGATCGGCTTGGCCTGCGCGGTGGCATCGCTGGGCCTGCAGGGCCTCGACCTGCTCAACCTTCCACTCTTGGCACTGGTGACCCTGGCGCCATGGAAGGGCGCGCTCGGCACCAGCCTTGGACCGTCGATGCTGATAGCGATCGCCGCGATGGCCGTCGCGCGGCTCGCTTGGCAAAGCCCGACCATGACGATGGCCTGGATGCTGACCTCGCTGGCGATGATCGGCGTCGGGTTTTCGCTGGCGACCTCCGGCCATGCCGCGACCGCGCCGCCGGAGTGGTTGACGCCGACGCTGGTGTTCGTTCACGGCATCGCGGTCGCCTATTGGGTCGGCGCCCTGGCGCCGCTGGTGGTGATGGCGCGGCGGCGGCACAACGACTTGCCGCGGGTGCTCCGGCAATTCTCGACCGTGGCGGTGCCGCTGGTGGGTCTGTTGGTGTTGACCGGCCTCGTGCTCGCGATCATTCAACTGGAGAGTTTTCGCGCGCTGATCGACACTTGGTACGGCATCATCCTCTTGGTCAAGCTCGTGCTGGTGGTGCTGCTGCTTGCGCTGGCGGCGCTGAACCGGTTTTTTCTCACGCCGGCGGTCGTGCTGGATGGAAAGAATACGCGGACCTTCGGCGGATCGGTATTTCTGGAATTCCTGCTGGTGGTCGGCATTCTCATCGCGGTCGCAGGCTGGCGTTTCACGACGCCGCCGCGGGCGCTGGCCGATTCCGCCGACGCGCCGCTTGCGGTTCACATCCATACCGAGACGGCGATGTTCCAGGTGCTGATATCGCCGGGCAAGGTAGGCGCCGACGATTTCGTGTTGCAACTGATGACGGGCGACGGCAGCCAGCTCGCGGCCAAGGAAGCGACGTTGACGCTGAGCCTGCCCGAGCGCGGCATCGAACCGATCGAACGCAACGCCGTGCGCGGGCCGGACGGTTATTGGCATGTGCGCGGCGTGCCGTTGCCGCAGCCCGGCCGCTGGCACATGCAGATCGATGCGCTGGTGTCCGATTTCGAGAAGGTCACGCTGGAAGACGATTTCGAGGTGCGGTGA
- the proS gene encoding proline--tRNA ligase: MRLSRFFLPILKENPKEAEIVSHRLMLRAGMMRQEAAGIYAWLPLGFRVLKKIEQIVREEQDRAGALELLMPTLQLADLWRESGRYDAYGPEMLRINDRHKRELLYGPTNEEMITEIFRAYVKSYKSLPLNLYHIQWKFRDEQRPRFGVMRGREFLMKDAYSFDIDEAAARRSYNRMFVAYLRTFARMGLKAIPMRAETGPIGGDLSHEFIVLAETGESGVYCDSDVLNLLIPGDDVDYDGDLTAIIKQWTSVYAATEDVHDAARFDSEVPAEKKVHTRGIEVGQIFYFGTKYSDAMKAMVAGPDGIDVPIHGGSYGVGVSRLVGAIIEACHDDAGIKWPEAVAPFTAVILNLKQGSEDTDAACEKLYRELEAKGVDVLYDDTDQRAGAKFAAADLIGIPWQILVGPKGLAEGKLEIKRRSDGSRENLSPADVVAKITGKHG, encoded by the coding sequence ATGCGATTGTCGCGGTTTTTCCTGCCCATCCTGAAAGAGAATCCGAAAGAAGCGGAGATCGTCTCGCACCGGCTGATGCTGCGCGCGGGCATGATGCGGCAGGAAGCGGCCGGCATCTATGCGTGGTTGCCGCTGGGATTTCGGGTGCTGAAGAAGATCGAGCAGATCGTCCGCGAGGAACAGGACCGCGCCGGCGCGCTTGAACTTCTGATGCCGACGCTGCAGCTCGCCGACCTCTGGCGCGAGAGCGGCCGTTACGACGCCTATGGTCCGGAGATGCTGCGCATCAACGACCGCCACAAGCGCGAATTGCTGTACGGGCCGACCAACGAGGAAATGATCACCGAGATCTTCCGCGCCTATGTCAAATCCTACAAGAGCCTGCCGCTCAACCTCTACCACATCCAGTGGAAGTTCCGCGACGAGCAGCGTCCGCGCTTCGGCGTGATGCGCGGCCGCGAATTCCTGATGAAGGATGCCTATTCGTTCGACATCGACGAAGCCGCGGCGCGGCGTTCCTATAACCGGATGTTCGTCGCTTATCTCAGAACCTTCGCGCGGATGGGGTTGAAGGCGATCCCGATGCGCGCCGAGACCGGCCCAATCGGCGGCGATCTCAGCCACGAGTTCATCGTGCTCGCCGAAACCGGCGAGTCAGGCGTCTATTGCGACAGCGACGTGCTCAACCTGCTGATCCCGGGCGACGACGTCGACTATGACGGCGATCTCACGGCGATCATCAAGCAGTGGACCTCGGTCTATGCCGCGACCGAGGACGTTCATGACGCCGCGCGCTTCGACAGCGAAGTGCCGGCCGAGAAGAAGGTCCACACCCGCGGTATCGAGGTCGGCCAGATCTTCTATTTCGGCACCAAGTATTCCGACGCCATGAAGGCCATGGTCGCCGGCCCCGACGGCATCGACGTGCCGATCCATGGCGGCTCCTACGGTGTCGGCGTGTCGCGCCTGGTCGGTGCCATTATCGAGGCCTGCCACGACGATGCCGGCATCAAATGGCCGGAAGCCGTGGCGCCGTTCACCGCCGTGATCCTGAACCTGAAGCAGGGCTCGGAAGATACCGATGCGGCCTGCGAGAAGCTCTACCGCGAACTCGAGGCCAAGGGCGTCGATGTGCTGTACGACGACACCGACCAGCGCGCGGGCGCGAAATTCGCCGCCGCCGACCTGATCGGCATTCCCTGGCAGATTCTGGTCGGTCCCAAGGGGCTTGCCGAGGGCAAACTGGAGATCAAGCGGCGCAGCGACGGGTCGCGCGAGAATCTCAGCCCGGCGGACGTGGTGGCCAAGATAACGGGCAAACACGGGTAA
- a CDS encoding lipoprotein-releasing ABC transporter permease subunit has translation MDETMSETIRTPPFAAFEWLLSGRYLRARRKEGFISVIAGFSFLGIMLGVATLIIVMAVMNGFRKELLDKILGLNGHLLVQPLESPLTDWKDVAERISGVQGIRLAAPVVDGQALASSAFNASGVLVRGMRADDLNNLTSIASNIKQGTLEGFDEGQGVAIGRRLADQLSLHAGDSITLVAPKGAVTPMGTTPRIKPYKIAAVFEIGMSEYDSSFVFMPLPESQAYFNRKDDVTAIEVFTDNPDKIDAYRKSVTEAAGRPVFLVDWRQRNSTFFNALQVERNVMFLILTMIVLVAALNIVSGLIMLVKDKGQDIAILRTMGASQGSIMRIFLITGASIGVVGTFVGFMVGLLICLNIESIRQFLSWLTNTPLFDPTLYFLSRLPAEIDFGETAAVVIMALTLSFLATLYPAWRAARLDPVDALRYE, from the coding sequence ATGGATGAGACCATGAGCGAAACAATCCGAACCCCGCCCTTTGCGGCCTTCGAATGGCTGCTGTCCGGGCGTTACTTGCGGGCGCGTCGCAAGGAAGGCTTCATCTCCGTCATCGCCGGCTTTTCGTTCCTCGGCATCATGCTCGGCGTCGCCACGCTGATCATCGTGATGGCCGTCATGAACGGCTTCCGCAAGGAACTCTTGGACAAGATCCTCGGCCTCAACGGCCATTTGCTGGTGCAGCCCTTGGAATCGCCGCTGACCGACTGGAAGGACGTCGCCGAGCGGATCAGCGGGGTTCAGGGCATCCGGCTGGCGGCGCCGGTCGTCGACGGCCAGGCGCTGGCATCCTCGGCCTTCAACGCCTCCGGCGTGCTGGTGCGCGGCATGCGCGCCGACGACCTCAACAATCTCACCTCGATCGCCTCGAACATCAAGCAGGGCACGCTGGAAGGCTTCGACGAGGGCCAGGGCGTCGCCATCGGGCGGCGGCTCGCCGATCAATTGTCGCTGCATGCCGGCGACAGCATCACGCTGGTGGCCCCGAAGGGGGCCGTGACCCCGATGGGCACGACTCCGCGCATCAAGCCCTACAAGATCGCGGCGGTGTTCGAGATCGGCATGTCGGAATACGATTCGAGCTTCGTGTTCATGCCGCTGCCGGAGTCGCAGGCCTATTTCAACCGCAAGGACGACGTCACCGCGATCGAGGTGTTCACCGACAACCCCGACAAGATCGACGCCTACCGCAAGAGCGTGACCGAGGCCGCGGGACGGCCGGTGTTCCTGGTCGACTGGCGGCAGCGCAATTCGACCTTCTTCAACGCGCTGCAGGTCGAGCGCAACGTGATGTTCCTGATCCTGACCATGATCGTGCTGGTCGCAGCCCTCAATATCGTCTCCGGCCTGATCATGCTGGTAAAAGACAAGGGCCAGGACATCGCGATCCTGCGCACCATGGGCGCCTCGCAGGGTTCGATCATGCGGATATTCCTGATCACCGGCGCCTCGATCGGCGTCGTCGGGACGTTCGTCGGCTTCATGGTCGGACTGCTGATCTGCCTCAATATCGAATCGATCCGGCAGTTCCTGTCGTGGCTCACCAACACGCCGTTGTTCGATCCGACGCTGTATTTCCTTTCCCGCCTGCCGGCGGAGATCGATTTCGGCGAGACCGCCGCGGTCGTGATCATGGCGCTGACGCTGTCGTTCCTGGCAACGCTCTATCCCGCCTGGCGCGCGGCGCGGCTCGATCCCGTCGACGCGCTCAGGTACGAGTGA
- a CDS encoding ABC transporter ATP-binding protein codes for MAEGAEDVPVIYLHEIKREYRQGEATLTILNGAKLALWAGQSVALVAPSGSGKSTLLHIAGLLETPDDGEVYVAGAPTSQLSDIDRTHIRRSDIGFVYQSHRLLPEFTALENVMLPQMIRGLKRAETVSRATEILAYLGLGDRITHRPAELSGGEQQRVAIARAVANAPRALLADEPTGNLDPHTADHVFNALMQLVKATRVAMLIATHNMELAGRMDRRVSLVDGQVVELD; via the coding sequence ATGGCCGAGGGGGCGGAAGACGTACCGGTTATCTATCTCCACGAGATAAAACGCGAGTACAGGCAGGGCGAAGCGACGCTGACCATTCTCAACGGTGCCAAGCTGGCGCTGTGGGCGGGGCAGTCGGTGGCGCTGGTGGCGCCGTCGGGTTCGGGCAAATCGACGCTGCTGCATATCGCGGGGCTGCTGGAGACCCCCGATGACGGCGAGGTCTATGTCGCGGGCGCGCCGACCTCGCAACTATCCGATATCGACCGCACCCATATCCGGCGCAGCGATATCGGCTTCGTCTATCAGTCACACCGGCTGCTGCCGGAATTCACCGCGCTGGAAAATGTCATGCTGCCGCAGATGATTCGCGGCCTCAAGCGCGCCGAGACTGTGTCGCGCGCGACGGAAATCCTGGCCTATCTGGGGCTCGGCGACCGCATCACGCACCGGCCGGCCGAACTTTCCGGCGGCGAGCAGCAGCGGGTGGCGATCGCGCGCGCGGTCGCCAATGCGCCGCGGGCGCTGTTGGCGGACGAGCCGACCGGCAACCTCGATCCGCACACGGCCGATCACGTCTTTAATGCGCTGATGCAACTGGTGAAGGCGACGCGGGTCGCGATGCTGATCGCAACCCACAATATGGAACTGGCCGGCCGGATGGACCGGCGGGTGTCGCTGGTCGACGGCCAGGTCGTCGAACTCGACTGA
- a CDS encoding DUF3551 domain-containing protein encodes MRIAASTVLALGAISLAAPAHAQTYGSNYPVCLHVYGPINYYECSYTSLPQCNMSASGRAAQCIVNPYLASATEYQPVRRRHRSVY; translated from the coding sequence ATGCGCATTGCAGCTTCGACCGTTCTCGCACTGGGAGCCATCTCGCTCGCCGCGCCGGCGCATGCTCAGACCTACGGTTCGAACTACCCGGTCTGTCTCCATGTTTACGGCCCGATCAATTATTATGAGTGCAGCTATACCTCGCTGCCTCAATGCAACATGTCGGCCTCTGGGCGTGCCGCGCAATGCATCGTCAACCCTTATCTCGCGAGCGCCACCGAATACCAACCGGTGCGCAGGCGGCATCGCAGCGTCTACTGA
- a CDS encoding DUF3551 domain-containing protein, whose translation MRSALRTLMACGAVAAAVATPAAAREMAFCIKGCDFGGGTGDCSFSSLAQCQATASGRDATCVSNPYFGAKAELSKLPTAELPTNHNRLSRRNF comes from the coding sequence ATGCGGAGCGCATTGCGGACGTTGATGGCGTGCGGTGCCGTCGCGGCGGCCGTTGCGACGCCGGCTGCGGCGCGCGAGATGGCCTTCTGCATCAAGGGCTGCGATTTCGGCGGAGGTACCGGCGATTGCAGCTTCTCGTCGCTCGCGCAATGTCAGGCGACAGCCTCCGGCCGCGATGCGACCTGCGTCTCGAATCCCTATTTCGGCGCCAAGGCTGAATTGTCAAAGCTGCCAACCGCTGAACTGCCGACCAATCACAACCGCCTGTCACGAAGGAACTTCTGA
- a CDS encoding DUF3551 domain-containing protein, translating to MCRAILVLLAASGLAALGAAPAAAVGTRYPFCIQGDDQPGLSNCTFTSYEQCQATASGRRLWCIANPYYVGTSDAPTAGYRPLPGRTLPPAYGYPRY from the coding sequence ATGTGTAGAGCGATTCTTGTGTTGCTGGCCGCAAGCGGATTGGCCGCACTCGGCGCGGCCCCCGCTGCAGCCGTCGGCACCCGCTATCCGTTCTGCATCCAGGGCGACGACCAGCCGGGTCTCAGCAACTGCACCTTCACGAGCTACGAACAGTGCCAGGCGACGGCATCGGGGCGGCGGCTGTGGTGCATCGCCAATCCCTATTATGTCGGTACCAGCGACGCTCCAACAGCCGGCTATCGGCCCCTGCCCGGCCGCACGCTGCCGCCGGCCTACGGCTATCCACGTTACTGA